From a region of the Methanobrevibacter sp. V74 genome:
- a CDS encoding glutathione peroxidase produces the protein MSVYDFEVKDGDENTVSLSQYEGKVLLIVNSAIKCGFTPQYTELNEIYAEFNEQGFEILDFPCNQFGKQAPGTTEEITEVCRSKWLVPYTIFDKIDVNGENASPLFEYLKNEQPFTGLTGDGAGKLKLVVKMMDRHYKDNNDIKWNFTKFLVDREGNVVRRFEPTEDLVDVKEAIKALL, from the coding sequence ATGTCAGTATATGATTTTGAAGTAAAAGATGGAGATGAAAATACTGTTTCATTATCTCAATATGAGGGAAAAGTACTTTTAATTGTAAACTCAGCAATAAAATGTGGATTTACACCACAATATACTGAGTTAAATGAAATTTATGCTGAGTTCAATGAACAAGGTTTTGAAATACTTGATTTCCCATGTAATCAATTTGGTAAACAAGCACCAGGCACAACAGAAGAAATCACAGAAGTTTGCAGAAGTAAATGGTTAGTTCCATACACAATCTTTGACAAAATTGATGTAAATGGTGAAAACGCTTCTCCATTATTCGAATATCTCAAAAACGAACAACCTTTCACAGGTTTAACTGGCGATGGTGCAGGCAAACTCAAATTAGTTGTTAAAATGATGGATAGGCATTATAAAGACAACAATGACATTAAATGGAATTTTACTAAATTTTTAGTCGATCGTGAAGGAAATGTAGTACGTAGATTTGAGCCAACTGAAGATTTAGTTGATGTAAAGGAAGCTATTAAAGCTCTTTTATAA
- a CDS encoding universal stress protein yields MYKKILLPTDGSTYADQEVERVEKLIADDGEIIILSVAGQLTSSAFQFKSKVKNVNKKLKIEAKQAVDNMASKFDDSYNVKKLVLTGFPAETINKVAKDEGVDLIVISASGKSGIRKFIIGSVAEKVLKTSEIDVLLVHNN; encoded by the coding sequence ATGTATAAAAAAATTTTATTGCCCACAGATGGTTCAACCTATGCAGATCAAGAAGTCGAAAGAGTAGAGAAACTAATTGCTGACGATGGTGAAATAATCATTTTATCTGTTGCAGGTCAATTAACTTCTAGTGCTTTTCAATTTAAAAGCAAAGTTAAAAATGTTAATAAAAAACTTAAAATTGAAGCTAAACAAGCAGTAGATAATATGGCATCTAAATTTGATGATAGTTATAATGTTAAAAAATTAGTTTTAACAGGTTTTCCAGCTGAAACAATTAATAAAGTTGCTAAAGATGAAGGTGTTGATTTAATAGTTATATCCGCATCTGGAAAAAGTGGAATTCGTAAGTTTATCATTGGAAGCGTTGCTGAAAAAGTTCTTAAAACTAGTGAAATTGATGTTTTATTAGTTCATAATAATTAG
- a CDS encoding CDP-glycerol glycerophosphotransferase family protein has protein sequence MGFKSKLQNIKDCAINSMIYNEYYNGNLDDNLVYLESRDGLDFTGNIFRIVEELSTGEYGNLKINVHAKPHVVDKIKALQKNYNLKIDKIITKEAIATKTLEKAKYIFTDSGIRPKYVKKEGQIFINTWHGTPLKLMGKDNIAEEHRLGNVQHPLLSSDYLIFPNNYMMNKMLKAYMIEKIFPGKILLAGYPKNTVFFTGSELKQKLNLFDFEIFVYMPTFRGILMDRDDEVQKQDVEKYLRQLDSQLKDNQILFAKLHVLNESLIDFSQFDHIKSFPVGYETYDVLNMADVLITDYSSVFFDFANTKRKIILFNYDEEDYISYRGFYFDLDELPFPKVQTVDDLIIELNSQKDYDDSEFLKKFCTYDNSNATKNICKTIFNGEKVCKMRYVKNKNPNILIFAGALYKFGITSSLFNLLNNLDRKNYNFFITFKQWEENILENHEEIFQSIPKGVEVLPIRFNLTPTVREKIDYNKYYLSNEDMDCPKSLYNLFKRSFVKQFGNVDWDMVIDFDGYNHDETLMFSLSGFKSSIWVHNDMIQEIKTKGNQNRNILRESYSHADNVCIVSPSLLNPTSQISGRDDNIKVVHNLNDYESVFIKAEECLKINENTNVYNNDIFEVLKKDSFKFINIGRFSPEKGHIRLIKAFNRFCNDFPDSQLIIIGGYGVLYEDICNLIDSIEYGKNITLINNISNPMPILKECDLFISSSFYEGWAMVLMEADILNIPIISTDIEATREMGDYAGHIVENSEEGILQGMHDFINGNVVCKNSNFEYYNQNAISEFNQLLD, from the coding sequence ATGGGTTTTAAATCTAAATTACAGAATATTAAAGATTGTGCTATAAATTCAATGATTTATAATGAGTATTATAATGGTAATTTAGATGATAATTTGGTTTATTTAGAATCTCGTGATGGTTTGGATTTTACAGGAAACATATTCCGTATTGTTGAAGAGTTATCAACAGGTGAATATGGTAATTTAAAGATTAATGTTCATGCAAAACCACATGTTGTTGATAAAATAAAAGCATTACAAAAGAATTATAATTTAAAAATTGATAAAATCATCACTAAAGAGGCAATAGCAACCAAAACATTAGAAAAAGCCAAATATATTTTTACAGATTCAGGAATCAGACCTAAATATGTTAAAAAAGAAGGACAGATTTTCATCAATACTTGGCATGGGACTCCTTTAAAATTAATGGGTAAGGATAACATTGCTGAAGAGCATCGTTTGGGTAATGTACAGCATCCGTTACTTTCTAGTGATTATTTAATATTTCCGAATAATTATATGATGAATAAAATGCTCAAGGCATATATGATTGAAAAGATTTTTCCAGGAAAAATATTACTTGCGGGATATCCAAAAAATACTGTGTTTTTCACGGGATCTGAATTAAAGCAGAAATTAAATCTTTTTGATTTTGAAATATTTGTGTATATGCCAACATTTCGTGGAATTTTAATGGACCGTGATGATGAAGTGCAAAAACAAGATGTTGAAAAGTATTTACGTCAATTAGATTCTCAACTTAAAGATAATCAAATTTTATTTGCAAAGTTACATGTTTTAAACGAATCTTTAATTGATTTTTCCCAATTTGACCATATTAAATCTTTTCCTGTAGGTTATGAGACATATGATGTTTTAAATATGGCGGATGTATTAATCACTGATTATTCAAGTGTTTTTTTTGATTTTGCTAACACCAAAAGAAAAATAATATTATTTAATTATGATGAGGAGGATTATATCTCTTATAGAGGTTTTTATTTTGATTTAGATGAATTACCCTTTCCTAAAGTTCAAACTGTTGATGATTTAATCATTGAGTTGAATTCACAAAAAGATTATGATGATTCAGAATTCTTAAAGAAATTCTGTACTTATGATAATTCAAATGCTACTAAAAATATATGTAAAACTATTTTCAATGGGGAAAAAGTTTGTAAGATGAGGTATGTTAAAAATAAGAATCCTAATATTCTAATTTTTGCAGGAGCTTTATATAAATTCGGTATAACTTCATCATTATTTAATTTACTTAATAATCTTGATAGAAAGAATTATAACTTCTTTATTACTTTCAAGCAATGGGAAGAAAATATCTTAGAAAATCATGAAGAAATTTTTCAATCAATCCCTAAAGGTGTTGAAGTATTGCCCATTCGTTTTAATTTAACTCCAACTGTTAGGGAAAAGATAGATTATAATAAATACTATTTATCTAATGAGGATATGGATTGTCCTAAATCACTATATAATCTATTTAAAAGATCTTTTGTAAAGCAATTTGGTAATGTTGATTGGGATATGGTAATTGACTTTGATGGTTATAATCATGATGAGACTTTAATGTTTAGTTTATCTGGTTTTAAAAGTTCTATATGGGTTCATAATGATATGATTCAAGAGATTAAAACTAAAGGAAATCAAAACAGAAACATTTTAAGAGAATCATATTCTCATGCTGATAATGTTTGTATAGTTTCACCTTCTCTTTTAAATCCAACTAGTCAAATTAGTGGGAGAGATGATAATATTAAAGTAGTTCATAATCTAAATGATTATGAATCGGTATTTATTAAAGCTGAGGAATGTTTAAAAATTAATGAAAATACTAATGTTTATAATAATGATATTTTTGAGGTATTAAAAAAAGATAGCTTTAAATTCATTAATATTGGCAGATTTTCACCTGAAAAAGGGCATATTCGTTTAATAAAGGCTTTTAACCGCTTTTGCAATGATTTTCCTGATTCTCAATTAATCATAATTGGTGGTTATGGAGTATTATATGAGGATATTTGTAATTTGATTGATTCTATTGAGTATGGAAAAAACATTACTTTGATTAATAATATTTCTAATCCTATGCCAATTTTAAAAGAATGTGATTTATTTATTTCATCTTCTTTTTATGAAGGTTGGGCAATGGTTTTAATGGAGGCGGATATATTAAATATTCCTATTATTTCAACCGATATTGAAGCCACACGTGAGATGGGAGATTATGCGGGGCATATTGTTGAAAATTCAGAAGAAGGTATTCTACAGGGGATGCATGATTTTATAAATGGCAATGTTGTTTGTAAAAATTCTAATTTTGAATATTACAATCAAAATGCAATAAGTGAGTTTAATCAACTATTGGATTAA
- a CDS encoding adenylyltransferase/cytidyltransferase family protein, which yields MIIGYTAGVYDLFHIGHLNLLKNAKGMCDKLIVGVTVDELVSYKNKKAFIPYDERIEMVRSCRYVDAVVPQNDMDKLAMCKKLGASYLFVGDDWYGSEKWKNYEKEFNKNNIKIIYFPYTKGISSTRIRELLLQERGASLSDLK from the coding sequence ATGATTATAGGATATACTGCAGGAGTATATGATTTATTTCATATAGGTCATTTAAATTTATTAAAAAATGCAAAAGGAATGTGTGATAAACTAATAGTTGGTGTTACTGTTGATGAATTAGTTTCATATAAAAACAAAAAAGCTTTTATACCTTATGATGAGCGTATTGAAATGGTTAGATCATGTAGATATGTAGATGCAGTTGTACCTCAGAATGATATGGATAAATTAGCTATGTGCAAAAAATTAGGTGCTTCCTATTTATTTGTTGGTGATGATTGGTATGGATCTGAAAAATGGAAAAATTATGAAAAAGAATTTAATAAAAATAATATTAAAATAATTTATTTCCCATATACAAAAGGAATTTCATCAACAAGAATTAGAGAATTATTATTACAAGAAAGAGGAGCTTCTCTATCTGATTTAAAATAA
- a CDS encoding DegT/DnrJ/EryC1/StrS family aminotransferase, producing the protein MENLKFNEPILVTRPLLPPIEEYEEKLNEIWENRWITNNGPIEREFQEKLKEFLSVDNIELFVNGHSSLEVAIKALNLTGEVITTPFTFASTIQAIVNNGLTPVFADVDKEYYNLNPDNIEELITDKTSAIMPVHVFGNPCDVDKIEKIAKKHDLKVIYDAAHAFGVKINDNPIASYGDISMFSFHATKVFNTIEGGALIYDDPELEYKFKSIKNFGITPDKEEIQFLGINAKMNEFEAAMGLINLNHIEEAIAKRKIIYEKYLECLSGLENEGVIKVLRPMKNVDYNYSYFTVKLNTFEEKNHLFEKLPEYNVYAKRYFYPPCNEFPAYDFDKNTPIAKNISDTILSLPLYLDLTVEDIEKICKIIEYELK; encoded by the coding sequence ATGGAAAACTTAAAATTTAATGAGCCAATTTTAGTTACAAGGCCTTTATTACCGCCTATTGAGGAATATGAAGAAAAATTAAATGAAATTTGGGAAAATAGATGGATTACAAATAATGGTCCAATAGAACGTGAATTTCAAGAAAAACTTAAAGAATTTTTAAGTGTCGATAACATTGAATTATTTGTTAATGGTCATTCTTCATTGGAAGTAGCTATTAAAGCTCTAAATTTAACTGGCGAAGTAATTACAACTCCTTTTACTTTTGCATCAACTATTCAAGCTATTGTTAATAACGGTCTAACTCCGGTTTTTGCAGATGTTGACAAAGAGTATTATAATTTAAATCCAGATAATATTGAAGAATTAATCACTGATAAGACTTCAGCTATAATGCCAGTTCATGTTTTTGGAAATCCTTGCGATGTTGATAAAATTGAAAAAATAGCTAAAAAACATGATTTAAAAGTTATCTACGATGCGGCTCATGCATTCGGGGTTAAAATTAATGATAATCCAATCGCATCTTATGGGGACATTAGCATGTTCAGTTTCCATGCAACTAAAGTATTTAATACTATTGAAGGTGGAGCACTTATTTATGATGATCCTGAATTAGAATATAAATTCAAATCAATTAAAAATTTTGGTATTACTCCTGATAAGGAAGAAATTCAATTTTTAGGCATCAATGCTAAAATGAACGAATTTGAAGCAGCAATGGGTTTAATTAACTTAAATCATATTGAAGAGGCCATTGCAAAAAGAAAAATAATCTATGAAAAATATTTAGAATGTTTATCTGGTCTTGAAAATGAGGGGGTAATTAAAGTATTAAGGCCAATGAAAAATGTGGATTATAATTATTCTTATTTCACCGTTAAATTGAATACTTTTGAAGAAAAAAATCATTTATTTGAAAAATTACCGGAATATAATGTATATGCTAAAAGATATTTCTATCCTCCATGTAATGAATTTCCAGCATATGACTTTGACAAAAATACTCCAATAGCTAAAAATATTAGTGATACTATCCTTTCTTTACCTTTATATTTAGATTTAACAGTTGAAGATATTGAAAAGATTTGTAAAATAATTGAATATGAATTAAAATGA
- a CDS encoding CDP-glycerol glycerophosphotransferase family protein, which translates to MNIKSKGKNLAKKLLMRHFDYYLQPTIDLKVNGDEIIIKTNQKVISHSYIEIKHRTSGRRLVSKIKSSTAIFKVSELLEMADKGLLDFYFKIMGKLIFYKKRILFIPTNHLFKAIFYEKNLVLNAYKTNYGNLSVKIEDIDFDYTINELKTVDDNKILIEGTFDVLNEDIHNIDKTTIIANHRLESQSNVFDLDFKVDETNKKHYTFKGVIDEIKSSSDNILDLRMDFYLRIYDEDIYYQSLIDLSTFKYFENDEDRFLIKFEKDGKVYSFYATENRHSLALWITTESAWLKSYTIACGRTVYSKTLKKPLNNKMIFFESFFGKSYSGNPKYLYEAMLEMGMDKEYTFVWAYSGKNKDIIPGNPIIVDRFESGDYYKYLALSKYWINNIIFPIHKKRPGNVYLQTWHGTPLKKLGYDITIPGPEVQGRQNFYNESRNWDYLISSNHYSTKIFRRAFKFEKEILEDGYPINDIFFRDNMDFVKTLKSKLGIDEDKKIILYAPTWKDDEQNGSWEHYFNLEIDFERLYKEFSDEYVIILKMHHLVSENLKIDEKMKDFAIDLSSYDDIQELYVLSDILITDYSSVFFDYSHSRKPILFFVPDLNHYIENVRGLYLNMEKELPGPLIKDNDELIEVIKNIDDVSIDYRDKYNEFYNRFCNLCSGDSAKIIIEKIFK; encoded by the coding sequence ATGAATATTAAAAGTAAAGGAAAAAATCTAGCCAAAAAGCTTTTAATGAGACATTTTGATTATTATTTGCAACCAACTATTGATTTAAAAGTCAATGGTGATGAAATAATAATTAAAACTAATCAAAAAGTTATATCTCATTCATATATAGAAATTAAACATAGAACAAGTGGCAGGAGATTAGTTTCAAAAATAAAATCATCAACTGCAATATTTAAGGTTTCTGAGTTACTTGAAATGGCTGATAAAGGATTATTGGATTTTTATTTCAAAATTATGGGTAAATTAATATTTTATAAAAAAAGAATTTTATTTATTCCTACAAATCACTTATTCAAAGCAATATTTTACGAGAAAAATCTTGTTTTAAATGCTTATAAAACTAATTACGGTAACTTATCTGTAAAAATTGAAGATATTGATTTTGATTATACAATTAATGAGCTAAAAACTGTTGATGATAATAAGATATTAATTGAAGGTACTTTTGATGTTTTAAATGAGGATATTCATAATATTGATAAAACTACAATAATTGCTAATCATCGTCTTGAAAGTCAAAGTAATGTTTTTGACCTTGATTTTAAAGTAGATGAAACAAATAAAAAACATTATACTTTTAAAGGCGTCATTGATGAGATTAAAAGTTCATCAGATAACATATTAGATTTGAGAATGGATTTCTATTTAAGAATTTATGATGAGGATATTTATTACCAGTCTTTAATTGATTTATCAACATTCAAGTACTTTGAGAATGATGAAGATAGGTTTCTAATTAAGTTTGAAAAAGATGGTAAAGTATATTCATTTTATGCAACTGAAAATAGACATTCTCTTGCATTATGGATTACTACAGAATCTGCATGGTTGAAATCATATACTATTGCATGTGGGAGAACTGTTTATTCAAAAACTTTAAAAAAACCATTAAATAATAAAATGATTTTCTTTGAAAGCTTTTTCGGCAAATCATATTCAGGCAATCCTAAATATTTATATGAAGCAATGCTTGAAATGGGGATGGATAAAGAATATACTTTTGTATGGGCTTATTCTGGAAAAAACAAAGATATTATTCCGGGTAATCCAATTATAGTTGATCGATTCGAATCTGGGGATTATTATAAGTACTTAGCCTTATCAAAATATTGGATTAATAATATTATTTTCCCAATTCATAAAAAAAGGCCTGGAAATGTCTATTTACAAACTTGGCATGGTACTCCACTTAAGAAATTGGGTTATGATATTACAATTCCTGGGCCTGAAGTTCAAGGAAGGCAAAATTTCTATAACGAATCTAGAAACTGGGATTATTTAATTTCATCAAATCATTATTCAACAAAAATATTTAGAAGAGCATTTAAATTTGAAAAAGAAATTTTAGAGGATGGTTATCCTATTAATGATATATTCTTTAGAGATAACATGGACTTTGTTAAAACTTTAAAATCAAAACTAGGCATCGATGAGGATAAAAAAATCATTTTATATGCTCCAACTTGGAAGGATGATGAACAAAATGGATCATGGGAACATTATTTTAATTTAGAAATTGATTTTGAAAGGTTATATAAGGAATTTTCAGATGAATATGTCATAATTTTAAAAATGCATCATTTAGTTTCTGAAAATCTCAAAATTGATGAAAAAATGAAAGATTTTGCAATAGATTTATCAAGTTATGATGATATTCAGGAGTTATATGTTTTATCTGATATATTAATAACTGATTATTCGTCAGTATTTTTTGATTATTCACATTCAAGAAAACCTATTTTATTCTTCGTTCCTGATTTAAATCATTATATTGAAAATGTACGTGGTTTGTATTTAAATATGGAAAAGGAACTTCCAGGACCACTTATAAAAGATAATGATGAATTGATTGAGGTAATTAAAAATATTGATGATGTTTCAATAGATTATCGTGATAAATACAATGAATTTTATAATAGATTTTGTAATTTATGTAGTGGGGATTCTGCTAAAATAATTATCGAAAAAATTTTCAAATAA
- a CDS encoding LicD family protein — protein MGIKQKIGNKILNSSGSIQHYKYEINKLSKKVERLEKENKSTNRLLNTLFLDYELTPSPLLKNFRDLSLELLRFMDNICIKYEFEWWIRGGTFLGAIRHDGFIPWDDDMDSGMMRDYYDKFIDVLPEEIERNNLQDNITFEFRQRNAFVQGATSFLQLIYYDDLKNGTDLTALDIFPFDYMKDYNGEDFGQLYEDVRLQYYHDLVDTGDYEASIAKVYESLNLTREKTNFILNGVEGSAGPNRINKLQVFNTDDIQPFKRVKFCKYEFPGPKDKDYYLKNYYGDYWKVPSVLTFHPRMGRLRKYQDIVEILENETIKFKEINDNFE, from the coding sequence ATGGGAATTAAACAAAAAATAGGAAATAAAATATTAAACAGTAGTGGCTCAATTCAGCATTATAAATATGAAATTAATAAATTAAGTAAAAAAGTTGAAAGACTTGAAAAAGAAAATAAATCAACAAACAGACTTCTTAATACATTATTCCTTGATTATGAATTAACTCCATCTCCTTTACTTAAAAATTTTAGGGATTTATCTCTGGAACTTTTAAGATTCATGGATAATATTTGTATTAAATATGAGTTTGAATGGTGGATAAGGGGAGGAACATTCCTTGGTGCAATCAGACATGATGGATTTATTCCTTGGGATGACGATATGGATTCTGGAATGATGAGGGATTATTATGATAAATTTATTGATGTGCTCCCGGAAGAAATTGAAAGAAACAATTTACAAGATAATATAACATTTGAATTTAGACAAAGGAATGCATTTGTTCAAGGTGCAACTTCATTTTTACAACTGATATATTATGATGATTTAAAAAATGGCACTGATTTAACTGCTTTGGATATTTTCCCATTTGATTATATGAAAGATTATAATGGAGAAGATTTTGGTCAATTATATGAAGATGTTAGATTACAATATTATCATGATTTGGTTGATACGGGGGATTATGAAGCATCTATTGCTAAAGTTTATGAAAGTTTGAATTTAACAAGAGAAAAAACTAATTTCATATTAAATGGGGTTGAAGGATCCGCTGGTCCAAATAGGATTAATAAACTTCAAGTTTTCAATACTGATGACATTCAACCTTTTAAAAGAGTTAAATTTTGTAAATATGAGTTTCCAGGACCTAAAGATAAAGATTATTATTTAAAAAATTATTATGGTGATTATTGGAAAGTTCCCAGTGTTTTAACATTCCATCCAAGAATGGGTAGACTTAGAAAATATCAAGATATTGTTGAAATTTTAGAAAATGAAACTATTAAATTTAAAGAAATTAATGATAATTTTGAATAG
- a CDS encoding ATP-grasp domain-containing protein, with protein sequence MKNILVFPCGSEIGLEIHNALKYSKDFKLFGGSSVDDHGKFVYANYISDIPFIDDENLLDCLNSIIDEYDIDLIYPSHDDVVLKLAELKNDLNAHVVVSNDETCDICRSKSKTYKYFSDFDFIPKVYDISIDSFNNMEKVIKVAKDEFPIFLKPDIGQGAKGVAIANNVDDLEHHFTENPSLIAVEYLPNEEYTIDCFSANGELLYCEMRERIRVKDGISVNAITIKTEKRVREIAQIINSKLTFYGAWFFQLKKDKNDEYKLLEIAPRIAGTMALHRNTGINFPLLTLYTHLGIDVSIISNENKLTIDRALTNCFIYEIDYDRVYLDFDDTVFVKGKVNTYLMMFLYQCVNENKQIILITKHLKDINETLEALKIDINLFDEIITLTKDDDKFKYMDNDVPSIFIDDSFSERLAISNKLKIPVFDLDAVESLINWRM encoded by the coding sequence ATGAAAAATATTTTAGTGTTTCCATGTGGTTCTGAAATAGGGTTGGAAATCCATAATGCTTTAAAATACAGTAAAGATTTTAAATTATTTGGTGGGTCTAGTGTAGATGATCATGGTAAATTTGTATATGCGAATTATATTTCAGATATTCCCTTTATTGACGATGAAAATCTTTTAGATTGCTTAAACAGCATTATTGATGAATATGATATTGATTTAATTTATCCTTCACATGATGATGTTGTTTTAAAATTAGCAGAACTTAAAAATGATTTAAATGCTCATGTAGTCGTATCTAATGATGAAACTTGTGACATTTGCAGATCTAAAAGTAAAACTTATAAATATTTCTCAGATTTTGATTTCATACCTAAAGTGTATGATATTTCAATAGATAGTTTTAACAACATGGAAAAAGTTATAAAAGTTGCAAAAGATGAATTTCCTATATTTTTAAAACCTGATATAGGTCAAGGAGCCAAAGGAGTTGCTATTGCAAATAATGTGGACGATTTAGAACATCATTTCACGGAAAACCCATCTTTAATAGCTGTCGAGTATTTGCCCAATGAAGAATATACTATTGATTGTTTTTCAGCTAATGGGGAATTATTGTATTGTGAGATGAGAGAAAGAATTCGTGTAAAAGACGGGATTAGTGTAAATGCAATAACCATTAAAACTGAAAAGCGTGTTAGAGAAATTGCTCAAATTATTAACTCTAAATTAACTTTTTATGGGGCATGGTTTTTTCAACTTAAAAAAGATAAGAATGACGAATATAAACTTCTAGAAATAGCTCCAAGAATTGCCGGCACCATGGCATTACATAGGAATACTGGAATAAATTTCCCATTATTAACATTATACACTCATTTAGGAATAGATGTAAGTATAATTTCTAATGAAAATAAATTAACCATTGATAGGGCATTAACTAATTGTTTTATTTATGAAATTGATTATGATAGGGTTTATCTTGACTTTGATGATACAGTATTTGTCAAAGGTAAAGTTAACACTTATCTAATGATGTTTTTATACCAATGTGTAAATGAAAACAAACAGATTATCCTGATTACAAAACACCTTAAAGATATAAATGAAACATTAGAAGCTTTAAAAATAGATATTAACTTATTTGATGAGATTATAACATTGACAAAAGACGATGATAAATTTAAATATATGGATAATGATGTGCCCTCAATTTTCATTGATGACTCATTTTCAGAAAGATTAGCTATTTCAAATAAACTTAAAATCCCCGTATTTGATTTAGATGCTGTAGAATCATTAATTAATTGGAGAATGTAG